A region of Vigna radiata var. radiata cultivar VC1973A chromosome 6, Vradiata_ver6, whole genome shotgun sequence DNA encodes the following proteins:
- the LOC106763756 gene encoding uncharacterized protein LOC106763756, giving the protein MIKTLNPYPNPAKTAEIMSRYRPIAPKPEPAPNSTTEGSSSLPKQSPYLRNLWPQLQARPTRTRKRGRTPFTLPHSSLKRPRTHFLGFCPPYHVTSPPKNLSLQGFAPSPLPLPHPTHAHPVHGHPTHAHPIHGHPTHGHPTHGHPIRGHPTHGHPTHGHPTHGHPTHGHPTHGHPTHGHALGVLNRNMQTNTVISPSLVTLPLLPCSPGGPAPKLDSITTTLKPCGGGMIDLNTKVSVPEERDLLQQLQKPVSNNVIQPLPVRPIGSSITVVCIGEDTALPSVARTPKGSRQVEKEVESETLPVVISDSKHRVRMANSAFKEMVGQPECPWLESMVNVGAGNLPCKRISGDVALHLCDSKFPTSANGFSCWVKIEWQSELKKSSVNAFCEVMKLTCESRDYLFTWRFHTRSREAPKPSCTA; this is encoded by the coding sequence ATGATCAAGACCTTGAATCCTTACCCCAACCCAGCAAAAACTGCTGAGATCATGTCTAGGTACAGACCTATAGCTCCCAAGCCTGAACCCGCTCCAAACTCCACCACCGAGGGCTCTTCCTCTCTCCCCAAGCAATCTCCTTACCTTAGGAATTTATGGCCCCAGTTGCAAGCCAGGCCTACCAGAACCAGAAAGAGAGGTAGAACTCCTTTCACACTACCCCATTCCTCCCTCAAGAGACCCAGAACACATTTCTTAGGCTTTTGTCCCCCTTATCATGTAACCTCCCCACCAAAGAACCTTTCCTTACAGGGTTTTGCTCCTTCACCACTCCCTCTTCCCCATCCCACCCATGCACATCCCGTCCATGGACATCCCACCCATGCACATCCCATCCATGGACATCCCACCCATGGACATCCCACCCATGGACATCCCATCCGTGGTCATCCCACCCATGGTCATCCCACCCATGGACATCCCACCCATGGACATCCCACCCATGGACATCCCACCCATGGACATCCCACCCATGGACATGCACTTGGAGTGCTCAATCGCAACATGCAAACAAACACTGTCATCAGTCCTAGTTTAGTGacacttcctcttcttccttgtTCTCCTGGAGGTCCTGCACCCAAATTGGACTCCATAACAACAACACTGAAGCCTTGTGGGGGAGGGATGATAGATTTGAACACCAAAGTGAGTGTTCCTGAGGAGAGAGATCTCTTGCAACAACTGCAGAAGCCAGTTTCCAACAATGTTATACAGCCTCTGCCGGTTCGCCCCATTGGCTCTTCCATAACTGTTGTGTGCATTGGTGAAGACACAGCTCTGCCATCTGTGGCTCGAACCCCAAAAGGGTCTCGTCAGGTGGAAAAAGAGGTTGAATCTGAGACCTTGCCGGTTGTCATATCAGACTCAAAGCACAGGGTGAGGATGGCAAATTCTGCATTCAAGGAGATGGTGGGTCAGCCAGAATGTCCTTGGCTCGAGTCTATGGTGAACGTGGGTGCCGGAAATCTGCCATGCAAGAGGATCAGTGGGGATGTAGCACTGCATCTTTGCGACTCAAAGTTTCCAACTTCTGCAAACGGATTCTCTTGCTGGGTGAAGATAGAATGGCAAAGTGAGCTGAAGAAGTCCAGTGTTAACGCCTTCTGTGAGGTTATGAAGTTGACTTGTGAATCCAGGGACTACCTCTTCACATGGAGGTTCCACACTCGTTCCAGGGAAGCTCCTAAGCCAAGTTGCACCGCTTGA
- the LOC106763757 gene encoding exocyst complex component EXO70A1-like: protein MASKDPTLLKLHSARSDLKTLLQASSEAQHDIKETEKRFSLYHQSLSTASRRILPLQSLTMSRKALDARITRAVSPAVELLNTFKRTEGLQAKLVTFSAELSSEKSQQRRLEKLVEYVACVEEVKEGIENICEEVEMVVQRLQEVVEFVSRTKAADQDRDMRLKDALVTLKVLYEREVDEMRFEGLLDQALLHVQDEFEELLLRMKHRNMKDLLHQHGGEERELGSEMEVETLRRISTTLAANDCMDICIDIYLKARYRRAAKALMKLNPDYLRTYTPEGIDEMEWETLETAITLWIQHFEVAVKKVLFSEKKLCERVLGDFMEGLVWPECFIKISDKIMAVFFRFGEGVARSSKEPQKLFKLLDMFESLEKLKPHISQIFEGEPGADICTRFRELEKLIIDASSKVFWEFGLQIEGNIDGLPPPQDGSVPKLVRYAINYLKYLTAVNYKTSMIKVLRTQQTWRGKDGSSSIETSGKETLTDEGLLKHAISNVMEALQRNVESKRVCCRDKVLVHVFTMNTYWYIYMRTKNTQLSEVLGEKCMKEEYKAVAEECAYLYQKQAWGALVKVLDGEDVREEGKGSVGRVVSEKVDAFFKGLNEVCERHARGVYSIPDVDLKEQMREATVRLVVPAYAEFLECYSEFLNKKGYPSVERVKGLVVKAFDGGRLRRKASTSGSLERDIVVRDV, encoded by the exons ATGGCATCCAAGGACCCGACACTCCTCAAACTCCACTCAGCACGCTCCGACCTCAAAACCCTCCTCCAAGCCTCATCGGAGGCACAACACGATATCAAAGAAACTGAGAAAAGGTTTTCTCTCTACCACCAATCTCTCTCGACCGCCTCCAGAAGAATCCTCCCTTTGCAGTCCCTAACCATGTCCAGAAAAGCCCTTGACGCCAGGATCACCAGAGCGGTTTCCCCGGCGGTGGAACTCCTCAACACGTTCAAGCGCACGGAGGGTCTCCAGGCCAAGCTCGTCACCTTCTCGGCCGAGCTGTCGTCGGAGAAGTCGCAGCAGAGGAGGTTGGAGAAGCTGGTGGAATACGTGGCGTGCGTGGAAGAAGTGAAGGAAGGGATAGAGAACATATGCGAGGAGGTGGAGATGGTGGTTCAGAGGCTGCAGGAGGTGGTGGAATTTGTGAGCAGGACAAAGGCTGCGGATCAGGACAGGGACATGAGGCTGAAGGATGCGTTGGTGACGCTGAAGGTGCTGTATGAGAGAGAGGTGGATGAGATGAGGTTTGAGGGGTTGTTGGATCAGGCGTTGCTCCATGTGCAGGATGAGTTTGAGGAGCTGCTGCTGAGGATGAAGCACCGGAACATGAAGGATTTGTTGCACCAGCATGGTGGCGAAGAAAGGGAATTGGGGTCGGAGATGGAGGTTGAAACCCTCAGAAGAATTTCAACCACCCTTGCTGCCAATGATTGCATGGACATTTGCATTGATATATACCTCAAG GCGAGATACAGAAGAGCTGCGAAGGCACTGATGAAGCTAAATCCTGATTACCTTCGAACATACACACCAGAAGGAATCGACGAAATGGAGTGGGAAACCTTAGAAACAGCCATAACCCTTTGGATTCAACACTTCGAAGTGGCAGTCAAGAAGGTGCTGTTTTCAGAAAAGAAACTATGCGAGAGAGTCCTGGGCGATTTCATGGAGGGTCTAGTTTGGCCAGAATGCTTCATCAAAATCTCCGACAAGATCATGGCCGTGTTCTTCCGCTTCGGAGAAGGCGTGGCCCGAAGCAGCAAAGAGCCCCAGAAGCTCTTCAAACTATTGGACATGTTTGAATCCCTAGAAAAACTCAAACCCCATATATCACAAATCTTCGAAGGAGAACCTGGCGCAGACATATGCACGCGGTTCCGTGAGTTGGAGAAGCTCATCATCGATGCTTCGAGCAAAGTCTTCTGGGAATTCGGACTCCAAATAGAAGGCAACATCGACGGTCTCCCCCCTCCGCAAGACGGTTCCGTTCCGAAGCTGGTACGTTACGCCATCAACTACCTCAAATACCTAACGGCGGTCAATTACAAAACATCCATGATCAAGGTTCTCCGAACACAACAAACGTGGAGAGGCAAAGATGGTAGTAGTAGTATTGAAACAAGTGGCAAGGAGACGTTAACGGACGAGGGTTTGTTGAAGCATGCGATTTCCAACGTGATGGAGGCGCTTCAGAGGAACGTAGAGTCGAAGAGAGTGTGTTGTAGGGACAAGGTGTTGGTGCATGTGTTCACGATGAACACTTATTGGTACATATACATGAGGACGAAGAACACGCAGCTTAGTGAGGTGTTGGGTGAGAAGTGTATGAAGGAGGAATACAAGGCTGTGGCGGAGGAATGCGCTTACTTGTATCAGAAGCAAGCATGGGGGGCTTTGGTGAAGGTTTTGGATGGTGAGGATGTGAGGGAGGAAGGAAAGGGGAGTGTGGGAAGAGTGGTGAGTGAAAAGGTTGATGCTTTCTTCAAGGGTTTGAACGAGGTTTGTGAGAGACATGCAAGAGGGGTGTATAGTATACCTGATGTTGATTTAAAGGAGCAGATGAGAGAGGCTACAGTGAGGCTTGTGGTGCCTGCATATGCAGAGTTTTTGGAATGTTATTCAGAGTTTTTGAATAAGAAAGGGTACCCTAGTGTTGAGAGGGTGAAAGGGTTGGTGGTGAAGGCTTTTGATGGAGGAAGGTTGAGGAGGAAGGCTTCTACTTCTGGGTCTTTGGAGAGGGATATTGTTGTAAGGGATGTTTGA
- the LOC106765034 gene encoding F-box protein At3g12350, whose product MANQKNSFSDFPEDIQVCILSFLAPSEIATLACTSKQLGSLCGRDSKLWFSVCQRRWGSKTRITQWGNAKGTICYRHLYNTLHHWENFLGFWRRSGLNPLLLFFEWGPSFISASRVSPSESLAYGVTKTPFLWMSLSEEGDVVTFLDPDGKPDVERGIQSELIAVDVSFMGKTHFVVEEKQFKSFISDDCGDEVVESGSPPEKLKAEIYQHFANRRSPGGDRSRRQRRREKERLARRKWESQHFVKIVNCSPTPERPLQGLWKGICNDRSLAFYLVGYDDIGGISCRRIGDHPKYAPFFWVSNATFLESPFPPEEESLYAGRVHVRPLQPVNETLEQFLLLDDEVMNGIQEVRISENVVNRILHIRSNYDLGIPTGNPKSVEGRIWQYQDGTFGFGFLSDNLIVHMKPIVHNGFIVDTVKAPAN is encoded by the exons atggcGAATCAAAAAAACTCTTTCAGCGATTTTCCGGAGGACATTCAGGTGTGCATCCTCTCCTTCCTTGCCCCATCGGAAATCGCCACCCTGGCCTGCACCTCCAAGCAATTGGGTTCCCTCTGCGGCCGTGACTCTAAGCTGTGGTTCAGTGTGTGCCAGCGCAGGTGGGGTTCCAAGACTCGCATCACGCAATGGGGCAACGCCAAGGGCACAATTTGCTACAGGCACCTCTACAATACCCTCCACCACTGGGAGAATTTCCTCGGTTTCTGGCGCCGAAGCGGATTAAACCCTTTGTTGCTTTTCTTCGAATGGGGTCCTTCGTTTATCTCGGCTTCTAGGGTTTCTCCTTCCGAATCGCTTGCCTATGGAGTCACCAAAACGCCTTTTCTCTGGATGAGTCTCTCGGAGGAGGGGGACGTCGTCACTTTTCTCGATCCTGATGGAAAGCCCGATGTGGAACGTGGGATTCAGAGCGAATTGATTGCTGTGGATGTTAGTTTCATGGGAAAGACACACTTTGTTGTGGAGGAGAAGCAGTTTAAGAGTTTTATCAGTGATGATTGCGGAGATGAGGTTGTAGAGAGCGGATCGCCGCCGGAGAAACTGAAGGCGGAGATTTACCAGCATTTCGCTAATCGGCGGAGTCCCGGTGGGGACCGATCCCGGAGACAGCGCCGCAGGGAGAAGGAGAGGCTCGCCAGACGGAAGTGGGAATCTCAGCATTTTGTCAAGATTGTGAATTGCTCGCCCACGCCGGAGAGACCCTTACAGGGCCTCTGGAAG GGAATTTGTAACGACAGGAGTCTggcattttatttggttggatatGATGATATTGGAGGCATCTCTTGCCGTCGGATTGGAGATCATCCAAAATATGCCCCATTTTTCTGGGTATCAAATGCTACATTTTTGGAATCTCCCTTTCCTCCTGAGGAAGAATCATTGTACGCTGGTCGTGTTCATGTTAGACCACTTCAACCAGTCAATGAAACACTTGAGCAATTCCTTTTGTTAGATGATGAAGTGATGAATGGGATTCAGGAGGTTCGGATATCAGAAAATGTGGTAAATAGAATTCTTCACATTAGGTCAAATTATGATTTAGGTATTCCAACCGGAAATCCAAAAAGTGTAGAGGGAAGGATTTGGCAGTACCAGGATGGTACTTTTGGATTTGGATTCCTTTCCGATAATTTGATTGTACACATGAAACCTATTGTACATAATGGTTTCATTGTCGATACTGTAAAAGCTCCTGCTAATTGA
- the LOC106765035 gene encoding LIM domain-containing protein WLIM1 has protein sequence MAFAGTTQKCMACDKTVYLVDKLTADNRVFHKACFRCHHCKGTLKLSNYNSFEGVLYCRPHFDQLFKRTGSLDKSFEGTPKIAKPEKNLEEKPGAAKVSSMFGGTRDKCAGCQKTVYPTEKVTVNGTPYHKSCFKCCHGGCVISPSNYIAHEGKLYCKHHHIQLIKEKGNLSQLEGDHEKSENNGKTNGEEVAAEA, from the exons atGGCATTTGCAGGAACAACCCAGAAGTGTATGGCTTGTGACAAAACTGTTTATCTGGTTGACAAGCTGACTGCAGATAACCGAGTGTTCCACAAAGCTTGCTTCAGATGCCACCACTGCAAAGGAACCCTCAAG CTTAGCAACTACAACTCTTTTGAGGGAGTTCTTTACTGCAGGCCACACTTTGATCAACTGTTCAAAAGAACTGGGAGCCTTGACAAAAGCTTTGAAG GAACACCAAAAATTGCCAAGCCAGAGAAAAATTTGGAGGAG AAACCTGGAGCAGCCAAAGTCTCAAGTATGTTTGGTGGAACAAGGGATAAATGTGCTGGTTGTCAGAAAACAGTGTATCCCACTGAGAAG GTTACTGTCAATGGAACACCTTACCATAAGAGCTGTTTCAAATGCTGCCATGGAGGGTGTGTTATCAGTCCTTCAAATTACATAGCACACGAGGGAAAACTCTACTGCAAACACCATCATATCCAATTGATCAAGGAGAAGGGAAATTTAAGCCAACTCGAAGGTGATCACGAGAAGAGTGAAAATAATGGGAAAACCAACGGTGAAGAAGTTGCTGCGGAGGCATGA
- the LOC106764197 gene encoding uncharacterized protein LOC106764197, which yields MSEEKRKEEGLKTLEIENGLRLVPRVKLNLVIYPSTPLTLPHPIDEWKTKRALIEFLHTSLSLTLPEEDLHLTRHKNLKKRKRDDPVAAGTLRVWDLSSLPTETRFLEWRNRLVENLNGVELNLEGIKFKLAVTLPVSDDFDRMKKDWEEHSASRSRREPDTVVLRGVPSRWFAEPRVSSKPSMLVTHTIFSTFGKIRNLNVAEDNEFGKDENEDSGDLVSGLYCKIVVQFDNYKDCHDAMRVLCGRSMQKEGSRLKADYEVSWDKVEFFRNSRNGSREKKNSTVSIKPENVRARRFKE from the exons ATGAgtgaagagaagaggaaagaagaagggTTGAAGACGTTGGAGATCGAGAACGGTCTCCGTCTGGTCCCGCGCGTGAAGCTCAACCTCGTCATATACCCTTCCACGCCCCTCACGCTCCCCCACCCAATCGACGAATGGAAAACCAAACGCGCCCTCATCGAGTTCCTCCACACCTCCCTCTCCCTCACGCTCCCCGAGGAGGACCTCCACCTCACGCGCCACAAGAACCTCAAGAAGCGCAAGCGCGACGACCCCGTCGCGGCCGGAACGCTCCGCGTGTGGGACCTCTCCTCCTTACCAACGGAGACCCGCTTCCTCGAGTGGCGCAACCGCCTCGTGGAGAATCTGAACGGGGTCGAACTCAACCTCGAAGGCATCAAGTTCAAACTCGCCGTTACTCTTCCCGTTTCCGACGATTTTGACAGAATGAAGAAGGATTGGGAAGAGCATTCCGCGTCTCGAAGTCGGCGAGAGCCTGATACAGTTGTTCTGAGAGGCGTGCCGTCGCGGTGGTTCGCTGAACCCAGGGTTTCGTCTAAACCCTCCATGCTTGTTACTCACACCATCTTTTCTACATTCGGCAAAATAAG GAATCTTAATGTAGCTGAGGATAATGAATTTGGTaaggatgaaaatgaagacAGTGGAGACTTAGTTTCAGGCCTTTACTGCAAGATTGTGGTGCAGTTTGACAATTATAAAGACTGCCATGATGCAATGAGAGTTCTGTGTGGTCGATCTATGCAAAAG GAAGGATCACGATTGAAGGCTGATTACGAGGTTAGTTGGGACAAAGTCGAATTTTTCCGGAATTCAAGGAATGGAAGTCGAGAGAAGAAGAATAGCACGGTGTCCATAAAGCCAGAAAATGTGCGAGCAAGGAGATTTAAG GAATGA